The nucleotide sequence AGCGGGCGCATGGTTGGCAGCGAACACCAAGCCCGGTGACGCGGTGTTGTTAAAGGCATCGCGCGGCGTGAAGTTGGAGAAGGCACTCGAGGAGTGGAAGGGGCTGGTCAGTTGAACCGCTGCTTCGCCGTGGTGGACAGAAGTTAGGGGAGAGAAGGAGATAGCGTTTGCTCTATTGGCTGCTGTACGAAGTCTTATTTCATTACTTCACTCCCTTTCGCATTTTTCGATACCTGACGTTTCGCACAGCATTCGCCAGTCTTACGGCGTTGTTCATGGCGCTGATCATCGGGCCGGCGATTATCCGTAAGCTGCGTGAATTCCAGATCGGGCAGTACATCCGCGAAGAAGGTCCACAAGCACATCAAAAGAAGGCCGGAACGCCGACTATGGGCGGAGTGTTGATTGTGGTGTCGTTCCTAATCCCGACACTGCTGTGGGCCGACCTGAGAAACCAGTATGTCTGGCTGGCGATGCTGTCGACGCTTTCGTTTGCGTCGATCGGGTTCGCCGATGATTACCTGAAGATGAAGCACCGGCGGAACCTGGGGCTAACGGGCCGCACAAAGCTGATGCTGCAGATTCTGACTGCGGTGGTGGTAGCGGTGGTGCTGATCCTGTTCCAGGCACACGGCGATTATTCGACGCACCTGATTGTGCCGTTCTTCAAGAAGTTCAAGCCGGACCTTGTAATTACGCCGTTGTTTTCGGTGTGGCACTTGTGGCCGATCGCATTTTTGCCATTTATCGCGTTCGTAGCGCTGGTACTGGTGGGATCGACAAACGCCGTCAACCTTACCGATGGGCTTGATGGCCTGGCGATCGGATGCACGGTGATCGCCGCGGGGGCGCTGACGGTGCTCACGTATGTGAGCGGTCACGCGGTGTTCGCGGACTACCTGGAATTGCAGAAATTGCCGCAGGTAGGGGAGTTGACCGTCTTCTGCGGGGCCATGGTGGGCGCGAGCATTGGGTTTTTGTGGTACAACGCGCATCCGGCGGAAGTGTTCATGGGTGACGTGGGCTCGCTCGGGCTCGGCGGCGCGATCGGGACAGTGGCAGTCATTATCAAGCAGGAACTGTTGCTGCCATTCATCGGCGGTGTGTTTGTGATCGAAGCTGTGTCGGTGATCCTGCAGGTTGGTTCCTACAAGCTAAGGAAGAAGCGCATCTTTAAGATGGCGCCGCTGCATCATCATTTTGAACTGATGGGCTGGAGCGAGTCGAAGGTGATCGTGCGGTTCTGGATTGCGGCGCTGATCTTCGCGCTGTTTGCACTGACGACGCTGAAGCTGAGGTAGGCTGGTAGCGAGTGCTCTTATGACGAATTCATTGGATGTGAATGGCAAGCGAGTGCTGGTGGTCGGCCTGGGGAAGTCTGGTGTCGCGTCGGCGCTGTTCCTGAAAGAGCGTGGCGCGAAGGTGTCGGTGTCCGATTCGAAGAGCGAGGCCGAACTGCACGAGCATATTCCGGTGCTGTTGGATAACGGAATTGCCGTGGAGACCGGTGGGCATGGTGAACGGACATTCCAGAAGCAGGACATGATCGTGATTTCTCCGGGAGTCCCGGTGAATGCTCCGGCGCTGGGACCGGCGAGAAAACTGGGCATTCCGATCATCGGCGAAGTCGAGCTAGCGGCGCGGTTCCTGAAGGGAAAGCTGGTCGCGATCACCGGGTCAAATGGGAAGACAACGACGACGGCGCTGGCAGGAGATGTGATTGCGGCAGGCGGAGTGAAGACGCTTGTTGGAGGAAATATCGGCACGCCGGCAATCTCGCTGGTTCCGGACAGCACGGACGACAGCTATTCGGTTCTGGAGATTTCAAGCTTCCAACTGGAGACGATCGAGAAGTTCTGTCCGAAGGTGGCGGTGGTGTTGAATGTGACGCCGGATCATCTGGATCGGCACGGGACGTTTGAAATCTATTGGGAAGCGAAGCGGCGGATTTTCGAGAATCAGTCGGCGACAGATTTTGCAGTGTTGAATGCCGATGACGCTGAGGCCGCGAAGATGGCACAAGGGCTGAAGGCGCAGTTGCGCTGGTTCAGCCGCAAAAGACCGGTCGATGCGGGCGCATTCGTACGCGGAGAGCGAATCGCCTATAAGGATGCGAAGGGCGAGCACGACGTGATGGGTGTCGGCGAGATGCAGTTGAAGGGCACCCACAATGTCGAAAACGTGCTGGCTGCGGTGACGATCGGTGTGATCCTCGGTGTCCCGGCGGGGAAGATTCGTGAGGCGGTGAAGAACTTCAAGGCCGTCGAGCACCGGTTGGAGTATGTCGCAACGATTAATGGCGTGGAGTTCTATAACGACTCGAAAGCGACAAATGTCGATGCGACGATCAAAGCACTGGAGTCGTTTCCGAAGAACATTCACATCATTCTCGGCGGCAAGGACAAGGGCAGCGATTACACCGTTCTGAAACCACTTCTGCAGGAGCGCGTGAAGCGTGTTTACACCGTAGGCGCGGCGGCGGAGAAGATCGAATCGCATATTGCCGGCTCGGCAGAGATCACGAAGGCCGGGACAATTGAAGTTGCAGTACGGAAGGCGCTGGAGGCGGCGGCGCCGGGAGACGTGGTGGTGCTGGCTCCGGCGTGCGCGAGTTTCGATCAGTTCAACAGCTACGAGCATCGAGGGCAGGTGTTTAAAGAACTGGTGAGGGCGGCGGAGAAGAAGTCGTTGGTGATTAGTAGTTAGTGGCTCGAGTGTGTGCCGATGTGGGGCGGCACGCTGGTTACTGTCTAGAGGACATTCGGGTGTTCGCAGATGAATGCGGCGAATCCACAAGTTTCTTTGGCTGAACCCGCTCAGGGACTTCATTTCTACGGCCAAAGATGCTACTTCTGACTAGTTAGCATTTGGTAAACGTCCGGCCGGAAACTAAAGCTGAATGGCGAAACGAGTCAGTGTCGACAAAACGTTGTTCACCGTAACACTGCTGCTCGTTTTTGTCGGGCTCATCATGGTGTTCAGCGCGTCGGCGGTGATGGCAAAGGAGAGGTTCGGCTCGCCGTACGCGTTTGTCGGCAAGCAATTTGCGTGGGCTGTAGCAGGCGTGCTGGCGATGTTCCTGCTGATGAAGGTGGACTATCGGCATTACCGTCGACCTGCCATCGTGTTTTCGCTGATCGGACTGACGACGCTGCTGCTGATATCGGTATTCTTTCTCGATCGATCGCACAACACGCACCGGTGGTT is from Terriglobales bacterium and encodes:
- the mraY gene encoding phospho-N-acetylmuramoyl-pentapeptide-transferase — translated: MLYWLLYEVLFHYFTPFRIFRYLTFRTAFASLTALFMALIIGPAIIRKLREFQIGQYIREEGPQAHQKKAGTPTMGGVLIVVSFLIPTLLWADLRNQYVWLAMLSTLSFASIGFADDYLKMKHRRNLGLTGRTKLMLQILTAVVVAVVLILFQAHGDYSTHLIVPFFKKFKPDLVITPLFSVWHLWPIAFLPFIAFVALVLVGSTNAVNLTDGLDGLAIGCTVIAAGALTVLTYVSGHAVFADYLELQKLPQVGELTVFCGAMVGASIGFLWYNAHPAEVFMGDVGSLGLGGAIGTVAVIIKQELLLPFIGGVFVIEAVSVILQVGSYKLRKKRIFKMAPLHHHFELMGWSESKVIVRFWIAALIFALFALTTLKLR
- the murD gene encoding UDP-N-acetylmuramoyl-L-alanine--D-glutamate ligase, giving the protein MTNSLDVNGKRVLVVGLGKSGVASALFLKERGAKVSVSDSKSEAELHEHIPVLLDNGIAVETGGHGERTFQKQDMIVISPGVPVNAPALGPARKLGIPIIGEVELAARFLKGKLVAITGSNGKTTTTALAGDVIAAGGVKTLVGGNIGTPAISLVPDSTDDSYSVLEISSFQLETIEKFCPKVAVVLNVTPDHLDRHGTFEIYWEAKRRIFENQSATDFAVLNADDAEAAKMAQGLKAQLRWFSRKRPVDAGAFVRGERIAYKDAKGEHDVMGVGEMQLKGTHNVENVLAAVTIGVILGVPAGKIREAVKNFKAVEHRLEYVATINGVEFYNDSKATNVDATIKALESFPKNIHIILGGKDKGSDYTVLKPLLQERVKRVYTVGAAAEKIESHIAGSAEITKAGTIEVAVRKALEAAAPGDVVVLAPACASFDQFNSYEHRGQVFKELVRAAEKKSLVISS